The Schizosaccharomyces pombe strain 972h- genome assembly, chromosome: I genome contains a region encoding:
- the cps1 gene encoding carboxypeptidase: protein MSTSNDPVVSSHDPIKQEKEQETDLEAQVEHKKRNERGNAFVGFLILIFVYYLLRGGSNDNDKQEMSHSPGSCMDSESAAVSTSAKCYIPPVLTPAKEPKLGDDVSGIDYIRSPEFFNDSLVRFQELLRIPTVCYDDMGDVGDDDRFDIFAVFQDKVRELYPNIFKKLKVEYVNTYGLLITLEGSNKDLKPLVLMGHQDVVPVNQASLDRWYFPPFSATYHNGHVYSRGAADDKNSVVAILEALEILAISDYKPEQTVIASFGFDEEVSGYRGALPLAHKLYERYGKDGVALILDEGGFTINLFGTLFATVCVAEKGYMDVHLKLKTPGGHASIPPPHTNIGLMSKLVTQIEEPFGGELTFENPFYTTLQCFAENSADMDDNLRQLIKSGDTEKMTDLFSKSRLYRYFFETSIAVDVINGGVKVNALPEETTLAVNHRVDASKGLKQVYDRYGGLLEEFGHEYHVNVTLFNGETVVEYEDAIGHIFASTAKTLEPSPVSPYDESSDAYKKLAGAIRYTFGDGTSVTPALMPANTDTRHYWNLTSNIYRWTPVSTNSTSKNSFNGHTINENMRYDAHMDSIEFFYNFILVSDSGEEA from the coding sequence ATGTCCACTTCTAACGACCCAGTTGTTTCGTCTCATGACCCTATAAAGCAAGAGAAGGAACAGGAGACCGATTTGGAGGCGCAAGTGgagcataaaaaaagaaacgaaCGTGGTAATGCTTTTGTTGGATTTTTGATCTTGATTTtcgtttattatttgttacGCGGCGGTTCCAATGACAATGATAAACAAGAAATGTCTCATTCACCTGGCAGTTGTATGGACTCTGAGTCGGCGGCTGTCTCAACATCTGCGAAATGCTATATTCCTCCAGTCTTGACTCCTGCAAAGGAGCCAAAACTCGGAGATGATGTAAGTGGTATCGATTATATTAGGAGCCCTGAATTCTTTAATGACAGCCTTGTTCGCTTCCAAGAATTGTTGCGCATTCCTACCGTTTGTTACGATGATATGGGCGATGTTGGAGACGACGATCGTTTTGATATATTTGCCGTTTTCCAGGACAAAGTTCGCGAGCTCTACCCTAACATTTTCAAGAAGCTTAAAGTAGAGTATGTAAACACTTATGGTCTTTTAATTACGCTCGAAGGTTCCAATAAGGATTTGAAGCCTCTTGTTCTTATGGGTCATCAAGACGTAGTCCCTGTTAATCAAGCCAGCCTTGATAGATGGTACTTCCCTCCATTCAGTGCAACCTACCATAATGGCCACGTCTATTCAAGGGGAGCCGCTGATGACAAAAATTCTGTAGTCGCTATTCTTGAAGCTCTTGAAATTTTGGCTATCTCCGATTACAAACCCGAACAAACTGTTATTGCTTCTTTCGGATTTGATGAAGAGGTATCTGGTTATCGTGGTGCCTTACCCTTGGCACACAAGTTGTACGAAAGATATGGTAAGGATGGTGTCGCTTTAATTCTAGATGAAGGTGGGTTTACCATCAATTTATTTGGTACACTTTTTGCTACTGTTTGTGTTGCTGAAAAGGGTTATATGGATGTgcatttgaaattgaagacTCCCGGTGGTCATGCCTCTATTCCTCCTCCTCATACAAACATTGGTTTGATGAGTAAGCTAGTCACCCAAATTGAAGAACCATTTGGTGGAGAACTTACCTTCGAAAACCCATTTTATACTACTTTGCAGTGCTTTGCAGAAAACAGTGCTGATATGGATGACAACTTACGTCAATTGATCAAGAGTGGAGACACTGAGAAGATGACTGATTTGTTTTCGAAAAGTAGATTATATAGatacttttttgaaacatcCATTGCTGTCGATGTTATCAATGGTGGTGTTAAGGTGAATGCCCTTCCAGAAGAAACAACCTTGGCTGTCAATCATCGTGTTGATGCTTCAAAGGGTCTTAAGCAAGTTTATGACAGATATGGTGGTTTATTGGAAGAATTTGGTCACGAGTATCATGTTAATGTTACACTTTTTAATGGCGAAACCGTTGTCGAATACGAAGATGCCATAGGCCatatttttgcttctaCTGCTAAGACTTTAGAGCCATCACCTGTCTCCCCCTATGATGAGAGCTCCGATGCTTACAAGAAGCTTGCTGGCGCTATCAGATATACTTTTGGGGATGGCACCTCAGTTACTCCAGCTCTTATGCCTGCCAACACCGATACTCGTCATTATTGGAACTTGACTTCTAATATTTACCGCTGGACCCCTGTTTCTACTAATTCTACGTCTAAGAATTCTTTTAATGGTCATACTATTAATGAGAATATGCGTTACGACGCTCATATGGACAGTATTGAGTTTTTCTACAACTTTATCCTTGTATCTGATTCCGGTGAAGAAGCGTAA
- a CDS encoding threonine--tRNA (Thr) ligase, which produces MMKLKKFQLHTPFAHSCNRVEIYTARFGPTPFSTKANNLKQPESTLNDHRTIAARQKLYTTSILTPGSIFFLPHGTRIYNRLVDFLRAQYQIHGFEEIITPLIFKKDLWEKSGHWQNYEKEIFRVEESRNVEDEHSNATYGLKPMNCPGHCIVYASTERSYKELPLRFADFSPLHRNEASGALSGLTRLRCFHQDDGHIFCSPESIKDEIKNTLTFVKQVYSLLGMNKLKLYLSTRPEEHIGSLDTWNEAENGLREALQESGETWIINEGDGAFYGPKIDVMVADARGKWHQTATIQLDFNLPQRFKLYYRTDAGDNAGSEKLIKQPVMIHRAIFGSLERFMGILIEHLNGHWPFWLSPRHAVILPVNQTDRILTYAKQVQKELSNQEVNESEFLPLNKNTYYVDINAEAQSIGKRLRESRLLNYNYEIVIGEDEVDKEILSVSSRHNHNSRDTRKMTIQQLKKEFIENVKAYR; this is translated from the coding sequence atgatgaaattaaaaaaatttcaattgcatACTCCATTCGCTCATTCATGCAATCGGGTTGAAATTTACACAGCCCGATTCGGGCCAACGCCTTTTTCTACAAAAGCTAATAACCTCAAGCAACCCGAATCAACTTTGAATGATCACCGTACTATAGCAGCTCGCCAAAAATTGTATACTACAAGTATACTGACTCCCggttcaatattttttttacccCACGGAACGCGTATATATAATCGTTTAGTTGATTTTCTACGAGCTCAATATCAAATACATGGGTTTGAAGAGATTATAACgcctttaatttttaaaaaggacTTATGGGAAAAAAGTGGTCATTGGCAAAACTACgagaaagaaatatttcGTGTTGAAGAAAGCCGTAATGTCGAGGATGAGCATTCCAATGCCACTTATGGATTAAAGCCTATGAATTGTCCCGGACATTGTATTGTATATGCTAGTACTGAACGTTCTTACAAAGAATTACCCTTGCGGTTTGCAGATTTCAGTCCATTACATAGGAATGAAGCATCAGGCGCACTTTCTGGACTAACTAGATTAAGATGCTTTCATCAAGATGATGGTCATATCTTTTGTTCACCCGAGAGCATAAAAGACgagataaaaaatactcTCACTTTTGTGAAGCAAgtttattctttattgGGAATGAACAAACTAAAACTATACCTTAGCACCCGACCTGAAGAGCATATCGGTTCTTTAGATACATGGAATGAAGCAGAAAACGGGTTGCGAGAGGCTTTACAAGAAAGTGGTGAAACGTGGATCATCAATGAAGGAGATGGTGCTTTTTACGGTCCTAAGATCGATGTAATGGTTGCAGATGCTCGTGGAAAGTGGCATCAAACGGCAACTATTCAATtagattttaatttaccTCAACgatttaaattatattatCGCACAGATGCGGGAGACAATGCCGGGTCTGAGAAACTCATTAAACAACCTGTAATGATTCATCGTGCTATATTTGGATCCTTAGAGCGCTTTATGGGAATCCTTATCGAGCATTTAAATGGACACTGGCCATTTTGGCTAAGTCCTAGACATGCTGTCATTTTACCAGTCAATCAAACAGATCGAATTCTAACTTATGCTAAGCAAGTACAAAAGGAATTGTCTAATCAGGAAGTCAATGAATCTGAATTTCTCCCactcaataaaaataccTATTATGTGGACATAAACGCTGAAGCACAATCTATTGGCAAACGGCTACGTGAATCAAgacttttaaattataattatgAAATTGTCATTGGAGAAGACGAAGTTGACAAAGAAATTCTCAGTGTATCTAGTAGACACAATCATAATTCAAGGGATACTAGAAAGATGACTATTcaacaattgaaaaaagagtttATAGAAAATGTGAAAGCATACCGATGA
- the mrp4 gene encoding mitochondrial 37S ribosomal protein uS2m, producing MLSRKLSPEQLVARRLKIRDWNHKIGAVVAPHYSPTLSIRNPAPPSQLSLPLLLSSGAHLGHSTSIWNPYTQPFIYGKREGIHIISLDQTMVYLRRAISVVRSIAKENGIILFIGTRNGQKDSVVAAAKRARGYHIFDRWLPGLLTNAREVQGKLGGSILCKDNRGKLIQTDKKPSYVFPDLMVILNPLENKSACLEAQKTHVPTIGIIDTDADPRMVTYPIPANDDSLRCTDLIAGLLSRVAEQEYQKANQAFEKDKFTLPL from the coding sequence ATGCTTTCACGGAAATTATCACCGGAGCAACTTGTAGCTCGTCGTTTAAAAATACGTGACTGGAATCACAAAATAGGTGCAGTTGTAGCTCCCCATTATTCACCGACATTATCCATTCGAAATCCGGCACCTCCTAGTCAACTTAGTCTTCCTTTATTGTTGTCTTCTGGTGCTCATTTAGGACACTCTACATCCATATGGAATCCTTACACGCAGCCCTTTATATATGGTAAAAGAGAAGGTATTCACATAATATCATTGGATCAAACCATGGTTTACCTACGAAGAGCTATATCCGTCGTTAGATCAATAGctaaagaaaatggaatTATATTGTTCATTGGCACCAGAAACGGCCAGAAAGATTCTGTCGTTGCTGCTGCCAAACGTGCTAGAGGTTATCACATATTTGATCGTTGGCTACCAGGACTTCTCACCAATGCCAGAGAAGTACAAGGAAAGCTTGGCGGTTCAATTTTATGTAAAGATAATAGAGGGAAATTGATTCAAACTGATAAAAAACCAAGTTATGTCTTTCCTGATTTGATGGTTATACTAAACCCattagaaaacaaaagtgCTTGTCTAGAGGCACAGAAAACTCATGTTCCAACAATTGGAATCATTGATACTGATGCGGATCCAAGGATGGTTACCTATCCTATTCCAGCAAATGATGATTCTTTACGGTGTACAGATTTAATAGCTGGTTTACTGAGTAGGGTAGCTGAGCAAGAGTACCAAAAAGCTAACCAAGCCTTcgaaaaagataaatttaCACTTCCTTTATGA
- the sgd1 gene encoding ribosome small subunit biogenesis protein, translating into MRPIKKSRSLKLPKSILEEIGESDSSARRGKRNHNLPHREKRKFARISRGKNGYENRKITEEGDSKSSELNDDYLDAHRKSSTKKKSSQNKQAKESKLLDPIAFQHKIALEEDDREIAHLEKMLGIKSKDKSAHSKIDKEFGWLLEDLDQEIDDIGVPGTEDPSYGHSEDSEVSDDTGDHGSVDELESEREGNSGEEEEEFHGFESNSDEFHQPETKPIRMDPLKPAVPSLPNANVGSKYVPPSLRKKLGGDKESEDALRLRRKLQGSLNKLSIANISSIIKEIEVLYMENSRHSVTSTITNLLLQTVMGRESMLDQLAIVYAALATALYRIVGNDFGAHLLQTLVERFLQLYKSKEKEPLSSHKETSNLIVFFVELYNFQLVSCVLVYDLIRLFLRSLTELNVEMLLKIVLNCGGQLRSDDPTSLQDIVTEMNLLLASADPSTISVRTKFMVESITNLKENKKTKVANASAQSKFEAVNQLKKFLGSLGNRSLNAREPLRVTLEDIEQIETKGRWWLVGASWNNVPSGDNTLSTEALQDKKKSEELTAHSKILQAAKKLRLNSTLRTSIFVALVGSEDYIDAWERVLKLHLKRNQLPEIAYVILHCVGNEKLYNPFYGLVALKCCTLQHNLKKSFQFSLWDFFNELQPDDDSEEREISMRRIVNLAKLYASLVIEAAQPLTILKHVDFMAINAQMQTFLLVFFTDIILGVKDDLQLVKIFENCKAEKNLSSKVDWFLKTYVRKNPLVDNSKKALFKSNLAMASAILQSISKEEI; encoded by the exons ATGAGgccaattaaaaaaagcagaAGCTTAAAACTGCCCAAAAGTATTTTAGAAGAGATAGGAGAATCTG ATTCGAGTGCTAGGCGGGGAAAGCGAAATCATAATCTACCTCATcgtgaaaaaagaaaatttgctaGGATCTCTCGAGGAAAAAATGGTTATGAAAACCGGAAGATTACAGAAGAAGGTGATAGTAAGTCTTCTGAACTTAATGATGATTACTTAGATGCTCACAGAAAGTCatctacaaaaaaaaaatcttcacAGAATAAACAGGCAAAGGAGAGTAAATTACTCGATCCCATTGCTTTTCAGCATAAGATTGCTTTGGAAGAGGATGATCGTGAAATCGCTCATTTAGAAAAGATGCTTGGCATCAAAAGCAAAGATAAATCTGCTCACTCAAAAATTGACAAGGAATTTGGATGGCTTTTAGAAGACCTAGAtcaagaaattgatgaCATAGGCGTTCCGGGCACTGAAGATCCTTCATATGGTCATTCAGAAGACTCTGAAGTTTCAGACGATACAGGTGACCATGGTAGCGTTGATGAGTTGGAAAGTGAAAGGGAAGGAAATTCGGGTGAGGAGGAGGAAGAGTTTCATGGGTTTGAGTCTAATTCTGATGAATTCCATCAACCTGAAACTAAGCCGATTCGGATGGATCCTTTGAAGCCTGCAGTCCCATCCTTACCTAATGCGAACGTCGGCTCAAAGTATGTCCCTCCATCTTTACGGAAAAAATTAGGGGGAGATAAGGAGTCAGAAGATGCTCTGCGACTTCGTCGGAAATTACAAGGATCGCTAAACAAATTGTCTATCGcaaatatttcttcaattatTAAGGAGATTGAAGTCCTTTACATGGAAAATTCAAGACACTCAGTCACGTCTACCATCACCAATTTGCTACTACAAACCGTAATGGGAAGAGAATCTATGCTAGATCAATTGGCCATAGTATATGCTGCGTTAGCCACTGCTCTTTACCGCATTGTAGGCAATGACTTTGGTGCTCATCTATTGCAAACCCTAGTGGAACGTTTTTTGCAGCtttataaatcaaaagagaaagaacCTCTTTCTTCCCATAAGGAGACTTCTAACTTGattgtattttttgttgagttgtataattttcaacttgTTTCATGTGTTCTTGTTTATGATTTGATTCGCCTTTTTTTACGCTCTTTAACCGAATTGAACGTTGAAATGCTGCTCAAAATTGTCCTCAATTGTGGAGGGCAGTTGCGATCAGATGACCCGACGTCTCTCCAAGATATTGTTACGGAAATGAATTTGTTATTAGCTTCAGCTGATCCATCAACCATATCTGTCCGTACAAAGTTTATGGTAGAATCGATCACTAAtcttaaagaaaacaaaaaaacaaaagttgcCAATGCTAGCGCCCAATCTAAATTTGAAGCTGTAAATCAgctaaagaaatttttgggTTCGTTAGGCAACCGCTCATTAAATGCTAGAGAGCCTTTACGAGTTACTTTAGAAGATATTGAGCAGATTGAGACGAAAGGTCGATGGTGGCTTGTTGGAGCTTCTTGGAATAATGTTCCATCTGGTGACAACACATTATCTACTGAAGCATTACAGgataagaaaaaatcagAAGAACTGACGGCccattcaaaaattttacaagcTGCTAAGAAGTTAAGATTGAATTCAACTCTTCGAACTTCGATATTCGTTGCCCTTGTTGGTTCAGAG GACTACATTGATGCATGGGAAAGAGTGCTGAAGTTGCATCTCAAAAGGAATCAATTACCTGAAATAGCTTATGTAATTTTGCATTGCGTTGGTAATGAGAAATTGTATAACCCGTTTTATGGTTTGGTAGCGTTAAAATGTTGTACATTGCAGCacaatttgaaaaagtcaTTTCAATTCTCTCTTTGGGATTTCTTTAATGAACTACAACCAGATGATGATAGtgaagaaagagaaatatCCATGAGACGCATAGTTAACTTGGCGAAGCTTTATGCGTCTTTAGTCATTGAAGCTGCACAGCCCTTAACTATCCTCAAA CATGTGGATTTTATGGCCATTAATGCCCAAATGCAAACGTTTTTACTGGTCTTTTTTACCGATATAATTTTGGGAGTTAAAGACGATTTACAACTcgtaaaaatatttgaaaactgCAAAGCAGAGAAAAACCTTTCATCGAAAGTGGATTGGTTCTTAAAAACTTATGTTCGGAAAAATCCTTTAGTGGATAATTCTAAAAAAGCTCTGTTCAAGTCTAATCTTGCGATGGCTAGCGCCATTTTACAGAGCATTTccaaagaagaaatttga
- the shm1 gene encoding serine hydroxymethyltransferase has protein sequence MSSNDSIMLTPLKEQDPTVAEIMRHEADRQRSSVVLIASENFTSRAVMDALGSVMSNKYSEGYPGARYYGGNKFIDQIETLCQERALAAFNLDPAKWGVNVQCLSGSPANMQVYQAIMPPHGRLMGLDLPSGGHLSHGYQTDTKKISAVSTYFESMPYRVDPNTGLIDYDMLEHDAQLFRPKILVAGTSAYCRLIDYARMRQIADSVNAYLVVDMAHISGLVSAGVIPSPFEYADVVTTTTHKSLRGPRGAMIFFRRGLRKHDKKGNPIYYDLEDKINFSVFPGHQGGPHNHTITALAVALKQCQEPAYKEYQAQVVKNAKVCEEEFKKRGYKLAADGTDSHMVLVDVKSKGVDGARAERVLELINIVTNKNTVPSDKSAFSPSGIRVGTPAMTTRGFKEQDFVRVVDYIDRALTFAANLQKELPKDANKLKDFKAKLGEGEQYPELVQLQKEVAEWASSFPLADKW, from the coding sequence ATGTCTTCCAACGACAGTATTATGTTGACTCCTCTTAAGGAACAGGATCCCACTGTTGCCGAAATTATGAGACACGAAGCTGATCGTCAACGTTCTTCTGTTGTTCTTATCGCCTCTGAGAACTTCACCTCTCGTGCTGTTATGGATGCTCTTGGAAGTGTCATGAGCAACAAGTATTCAGAGGGTTATCCTGGTGCTCGTTACTATGGTGGTAACAAGTTTATCGATCAAATTGAAACTCTTTGCCAAGAGCGTGCACTTGCTGCCTTCAATCTTGATCCTGCTAAATGGGGTGTCAACGTTCAATGTCTTTCCGGTTCCCCCGCTAACATGCAAGTTTATCAAGCCATTATGCCTCCTCACGGTCGTTTAATGGGTCTTGACTTGCCTTCAGGTGGCCATCTTTCTCACGGTTATCAAACTGATACCAAGAAGATTAGTGCTGTTTCTACTTACTTTGAGTCTATGCCCTACCGTGTTGATCCTAACACCGGTTTGATTGACTATGACATGTTGGAGCACGACGCTCAGTTATTCCGTCCCAAGATCCTTGTTGCTGGTACTTCTGCTTATTGCCGTCTCATTGACTACGCTCGTATGCGACAAATTGCTGACAGCGTTAACGCATACTTGGTCGTTGACATGGCTCATATTTCTGGTCTTGTCTCAGCTGGTGTTATCCCTTCCCCCTTTGAATATGCTGATGTTGTTACTACCACCACTCACAAGTCTCTACGTGGACCTCGTGGTGCTATGATCTTCTTCCGTCGTGGTCTTCGTAAGCATGACAAGAAGGGTAACCCCATTTACTATGACTTGGAGGATAAGATCAACTTCTCCGTTTTCCCTGGCCATCAAGGTGGTCCCCACAACCACACCATCACTGCTTTGGCTGTTGCATTGAAGCAATGCCAAGAGCCCGCTTACAAGGAGTATCAAGCTCAAGTTGTTAAAAATGCTAAGGTCTGCGAAGAGGAATTCAAAAAGCGTGGTTACAAACTTGCTGCTGACGGTACTGACAGTCACATGGTTTTGGTTGATGTCAAGAGCAAGGGTGTTGACGGTGCTCGTGCTGAGCGCGTGTTGGAATTGATCAACATTGTTACCAACAAGAATACTGTACCTTCTGACAAATCTGCTTTCTCTCCCTCTGGTATTCGTGTCGGAACCCCTGCCATGACTACTCGTGGATTCAAGGAACAAGACTTTGTTCGTGTTGTTGACTACATTGACCGTGCTCTTACTTTTGCCGCCAACTTACAAAAGGAGCTTCCCAAGGACGCCAACAAGCTCAAAGACTTCAAGGCTAAACTTGGTGAAGGTGAACAATACCCCGAGCTTgttcaacttcaaaaagaaGTCGCTGAGTGGGCTTCTAGCTTCCCTCTTGCTGATAAGTggtaa
- the mrp10 gene encoding mitochondrial 37S ribosomal protein mS37: protein MSKKIVNPPRLQGLSRLRVRPKREKNTIPCGQEMAALLGCWQNHGGQTDTAQCANLVAALENCMKTTHRKTKSENTINYHLARLGKLL from the exons ATGTCGAAGAAAATTGTAAACCCTCCCAGATTGCAAGGCTTAAGTAGACTTAGAGTCCGACcgaaaagagaaaaaaataccaTACCATGTGGCCAAGAGATGGCAGCATTACTAGGATGCTGGCAAAATCATGGTGGTCAAACAGATACAGCACAATGCGCGAATTTAGTTGCAGCCCTCGAAAATTGCATGAAGACAACG catcgtaaaacaaaatccgaaaatacaataaattaCCATCTGGCTAGGCTCGGAAAACTTTTATAG
- the otu1 gene encoding ubiquitin-specific cysteine protease, OTU family, Otu1 gives MSSLRLRLKYENQSAVETVEANATVGSFLDLVAAKFSLPRNSIALKFGFPPQDIPLVNSDVPLSTLVSSGQQILVLKNAATSFSTNEPAKPPIPNAATKPTFPPQTEISNPPAVSHQSKNTSQDPPYVSTPIGDIALRVMPDDNSCLFRALSKPLGFSPYELREIVANQVLSNPDIYSTAILGKPSIEYASWIRKETSWGGYIELSILSSHFGVEICSVDVKTGRVDSYNPQPATGQRTYIVYSGIHYDLAALAAVLWDTDVDVVLFDASDVTITPYVQQLASLLKNMHYYTDTASFSIRCTICGTGLVGEKDATAHALATGHTQFGEY, from the coding sequence ATGTCTTCACTACGTCTTCGTTTAAAATACGAAAATCAGTCTGCTGTAGAGACAGTTGAAGCAAATGCGACTGTTGGATCCTTTTTAGACTTAGTGGCAGCGAAATTCTCGTTGCCTAGAAACTCGATTGCTTTAAAATTCGGATTTCCTCCTCAAGATATTCCTTTAGTTAATTCAGACGTTCCTTTATCGACGTTGGTTTCTTCAGGACAGCAAATCCTCGTTCTCAAAAATGCCGCTACCTCATTTTCAACGAATGAACCAGCAAAACCTCCAATTCCTAATGCAGCCACAAAACCTACATTCCCACCGCAAACAGAGATCTCCAATCCCCCAGCTGTGTCGCACCAGTCCAAAAACACAAGTCAAGATCCTCCGTACGTCAGTACCCCAATTGGTGATATTGCGCTCCGCGTGATGCCAGACGATAACTCTTGTTTGTTTCGTGCATTGTCAAAGCCTCTTGGATTCTCTCCGTACGAGCTTCGTGAAATTGTAGCTAATCAAGTTCTCTCTAATCCTGACATTTACTCTACTGCCATTTTAGGGAAGCCGTCCATCGAGTATGCTTCATGGATTCGGAAGGAAACTAGCTGGGGTGGATACATCGAGCTATCAATTTTGTCTAGCCACTTTGGAGTTGAAATTTGTTCCGTTGACGTCAAAACTGGTCGGGTGGATTCCTATAATCCACAACCGGCCACAGGGCAACGTACTTATATTGTCTACTCTGGAATTCATTATGATTTGGCTGCCTTAGCCGCTGTTCTTTGGGATACTGATGTCGACGTAGTATTATTTGATGCTTCTGATGTTACAATAACCCCATATGTTCAACAACTTGCATCTCTATTAAAGAATATGCATTACTACACTGACACTGCATCCTTTTCTATTCGATGTACCATTTGTGGAACTGGTTTAGTTGGAGAAAAAGATGCAACCGCACATGCTCTTGCAACGGGTCATACACAGTTTGGTGAGTATTAA
- the spn5 gene encoding meiotic septin Spn5, whose protein sequence is MDSSNLSSSMPQEGQLKLTEEAIITIKQVDESSAKRSVSNESRKSKDVTRKEQIASDQQGDDQCPQSDTAKDKKTEFKQDEVPNSNGKSIPTFHPCNNIGINDFNHQHYSRVCRNGIDINLIVVGESSLGKTTFVNSFLQSNDTNFRPKKTMDFVEHKATLSDGDQKFNLTIVDTPGFGDKSDNSNCWRPIATNLLHRLNAYFQNEVKMDRETSEIDSRIHGCLFFINPNGHRLQPLEIYIMKKIDQFVNIIPVIGKADTMTSDELNHFKKRVIADMVREKIRYFREPHNEKKAKIPIPFAIVGAGAPIEHDGKCIRGRAYPWGLVDIDDPKQSDFCQLRNFLLYTHIEGLKHKTHKLIYDTFRTEKLVALNATPGSQFISAEEMNQKYISEQTQLVEEALTKVMKEKYREKENNLELLETNLKTHHKDYKHALKKRITALEEEKNRLIKEIGPEKVKKAGILA, encoded by the exons ATGGATAGCTCAAATTTGTCTTCATCAATGCCGCAGGAGGGCCAGCTTAAACTGACAGAAGAGGCGattataacaataaaacaAGTAGATGAGAGCTCTGCAAAACGAAGCGTTAGTAACGAAAGcagaaaaagtaaagatgTTACAAGGAAAGAGCAAATTGCAAGCGATCAACAAGGAGACGATCAATGCCCTCAATCTGATACCGCCAAGGATAAGAAGACTGAGTTTAAACAAGATGAGGTTCCAAACTCAAACGGTAAATCAATACCTACCTTTCATCCCTGCAATAATATTGGgattaatgattttaacCATCAGCACTACAGTCGGGTCTGTAGAAATGGAATCGATATCAATTTAATAGTCGTCGGAGAAAGTAGTTTGGGAAAAACCACTTTTGTCAATTCTTTTCTCCAAAGCAACGATACAAACTTCAGACCTAAAAAAACGATGGACTTTGTGGAACATAAGGCGACACTTTCAGACGGCGATCAGAAATTCAACCTCACAATCGTCGATACACCTGGTTTTGGCGATAAAAGTGACAATAGCAATTG CTGGAGACCCATTGCTACCAATTTGCTACACAGGCTAAACGcgtattttcaaaatgagGTAAAAATGGATAGGGAAACATCTGAAATCGATTCTAGGATTCATGGATGTctgttttttataaatccAAATGGCCATAGACTTCAGCCACTCGAAATTTACatcatgaaaaaaatcgatCAGTTTGTCAACATTATTCCGGTGATTGGCAAGGCAGACACTATGACTTCCGATGAATTGAATCATTTCAAAAAGCGTGTTATCGCCGATATGGTTCGAGAAAAAATTCGTTATTTTAGAGAACCccataatgaaaaaaaggCAAAGATCCCTATACCTTTTGCTATAGTGGGTGCCGGGGCACCCATTGAACATGATGGCAAATGCATTCGAGGTAGAGCTTATCCCTGGGGTTTAGTCGATATCGATGATCCCAAGCAGTCGGACTTTTGCCAACTACGTAACTTTTTGCTTTACACGCATATTGAAGGGCTTAAACACAAGACACATAAGCTAATCTACGATACTTTCCGTACAGAAAAACTAGTTGCTTTAAATGCCACACCAGGGAGTCAATTCATCAG TGCCGAAGAGATGAATCAGAAGTACATTAGCGAACAAACACAGTTAGTAGAAGAAGCTCTAACAAAGGTGATGAAGGAAAAGTATAGGGAGAAGGAGAATAACTTAGAGTTGTTAGAAACAAATCTTAAAACTCATCATAAAGACTACAAGCATGCATTAAAGAAGCGTATTACCGCGCtagaagaagagaaaaatcGTCTCATTAAGGAAATCGGGCCTGaaaaagtgaaaaaagCAGGCATCTTAGCATAa